One Setaria viridis chromosome 3, Setaria_viridis_v4.0, whole genome shotgun sequence DNA window includes the following coding sequences:
- the LOC117848018 gene encoding protein SPA1-RELATED 2 → MEGTTAAEVGGAADGAAGDVQIKGSKENGQPEQQQQQQPSGSEALEMPATLLPRDIDWSEHFSFFTSLGGFGGSSDGARGLTSIGLSNSESRPDSVTQRGLDNGAEERVEELTLKNCINTDVQPEVSAGGSSSSGDRPTAIKGLWGNFTRMAWRTSELASRENTAVSYGDVANLRAGDAFSRENMGMSLANNMISRNNDVSGKETPTSRVGNVNNEFMMPFRSQQLLLSARPNQNEHRPERDNAIKVSSFSNRILEQMRSKTVTPPSGVLGSPPNGKSKGKGVAYQGAREEVQAQANARPRVPSDKIPTIPTSMHDSMARVDPLLNGAGGNVSKSHCEGTSLRELIKPGRQTLSKFEKMNLFKQILDLVDKCHAQGYTLQHLRPSYFTIPSSNQVKYIGSYTAQDLPTSIKQDVTREDLGNRKRCLGQKIDHQESNGHRNSMLKYQKVGDQGSVAVRRPTHTFWTDQRGDNQNEDVNPGVLRPENYSYTVRERFKFVEPYGSNTSCAQHVSSSGNQQPAFELRNLEESWYMSPEELSQFKGTFPSNIYSLGVLLFELFCCSETWEVHCAAMSNLRQRILPPNFLSESPKEAGFCLWLLHPDPCSRPKARDILGCDLINEGRDLSLLEQTPVSISEDDTESSLLLNFLSQLKEEKEMQAAKLSADLGSLQTDITEVERRHSARMGFSLVDTDVLASSSALSGASVSASQDALLSGLVPSLCKSSIYEERVMRNLEQLENAYYSMRSTVDACETNAIKRPDKEALRVRENFYQVCSDSDAMGEQTDRLGSFFDGLCKYARHSRFEVRGIMKNADILNSPNVICSLSFDRDEEYFAAAGVSKKIKIFEFDALLNDRVDIHYPLIEMPSKSKLSCVCWNNYIKNYLASTDYDGTVQLWDASSGQGFTQFTEHRKRSWSVSFSEVDPTKLASGSDDCCVKVWSINQKNCIDTIRNVANVCCVQFSPYSSHMLAFGSADYKIYCYDLRNTRIPWCTISGHGKAVSYVRFLDPETLISASTDNTLKIWDLNRTNCSGLSTDSCSLTLNGHTNEKNFVGLSVHDGYITCGSETNEVFSYYKSFPMPITSHKFGSIDPITGQVTNEDSQQFVSSVCWRGKSNMVVAASSSGSIKVLELV, encoded by the exons ATGGAAGGGACGACGGCGGCTGaggtgggcggcgccgccgacggcgcggcAGGGGATGTGCAGATTAAGGGAAGTAAGGAGAATGGGCAgcccgagcagcagcagcagcagcagccgtcgGGCAGCGAGGCGCTGGAGATGCCCGCCACGCTGCTCCCGCGGGACATCGACTGGTCGGAGCATTTCTCCTTCTTCACCTCGTTGGGCGGGTTCGGGGGCAGCTCGGACGGCGCGAGGGGCCTCACCAGCATTGGCCTGTCCAATTCTGAATCGAGGCCGGACAGCGTGACGCAGCGTGGTTTGGACAACGGCGCGGAAGAGAGGGTGGAGGAGCTCACATTGAAGAATTGCATCAACACTGATGTTCAACCTGAGGTTTCGGCTGGTGGAAGCTCAAGCAGTGGGGATAGGCCTACTGCTATCAAGGGTCTGTGGGGTAACTTTACACGGATGGCATGGAGAACTAGCGAGTTGGCCAGCAGGGAGAACACAGCAGTGAGTTATGGCGATGTTGCAAACTTGAGGGCTGGTGATGCATTTAGCAGGGAAAATATGGGGATGAGCCTTGCCAACAATATGATCTCACGGAATAACGATGTGTCCGGCAAGGAGACACCTACGAGTCGTGTTGGCAATGTAAATAATGAGTTCATGATGCCATTTCGCAGTCAGCAGCTTCTCTTGTCTGCAAGGCCGAATCAGAATGAACATCGGCCTGAAAGGGACAATGCTATTAAAGTAAGCAGCTTCTCGAATAGAATTCTTGAGCAGATGAGAAGTAAGACTGTAACACCTCCATCTGGGGTTCTAGGATCACCGCCTAATGGCAAATCAAAAGGTAAAGGAGTTGCGTACCAAGGTGCACGGGAGGAGGTCCAAGCTCAAGCTAATGCAAGACCCAGAGTCCCTTCGGACAAGATTCCGACTATTCCTACCTCAATGCATGATTCTATGGCCAgagtggacccgttgcttaatGGTGCTGGTGGAAATGTTTCAAAATCTCACTGTGAGGGAACAAGCCTGAGGGAACTGATTAAGCCTGGTCGGCAAACATTGAGCAAGTTTGAGAAAATGAATTTGTTTAAGCAGATCCTTGATCTTGTGGATAAGTGTCATGCACAGGGTTATACTTTACAACATTTGCGACCATCATATTTTACAATTCCATCTTCAAACCAAGTTAAATATATTGGTTCTTACACTGCACAAGATTTGCCAACATCAATCAAACAAGACGTCACTAGAGAAGATCTTGGGAACAGAAAAAGGTGTTTGGGCCAGAAAATTGATCACCAAGAGTCTAATGGCCACAGAAATTCAATGCTGAAGTATCAAAAGGTTGGTGACCAAGGCTCAGTTGCTGTCAGGCGACCAACACATACCTTTTGGACTGACCAAAGAGGCGACAATCAAAATGAAGATGTCAATCCAGGTGTTTTGAGGCCAGAAAATTATAGTTACACTGTCAGAGAACGTTTTAAGTTTGTCGAACCTTATGGCAGTAATACATCTTGTGCTCAACATGTATCTAGTTCTGGCAACCAACAACCAGCTTTTGAATTGAGGAATCTAGAGGAAAGCTGGTACATGAGCCCAGAAGAGCTCAGTCAATTTAAAGGCACATTCCCATCAAACATCTACAGCCTTGGGGTTCTTCTATTTGAG CTCTTTTGCTGTTCTGAGACATGGGAGGTGCACTGTGCTGCAATGTCAAATCTTCGCCAACGCATCCTGCCTCCAAATTTTCTTTCAGAAAGTCCTAAGGAGGCTGGCTTCTGCCTTTGGTTACTGCACCCAGATCCTTGTTCGAGACCAAAAGCAAG AGACATTCTTGGATGTGACTTGATAAATGAGGGTCGGGATTTGTCCTTGTTAGAGCAGACACCAGTTTCCATCAGTGAAGATGACACTGAATCTAGTTTGCTACTTAATTTCCTTTCTCaattgaaagaagaaaaggagatgcAGGCTGCCAAGTTATCAGCAGATCTTGGAAGCTTACAAACAGACATCACAGAGGTTGAGAGAAGACACTCAGCAAGAATGGGATTTAGTTTAGTGGACACGGATGTGCTGGCAAGTTCTAGTGCTTTGTCAGGAGCTTCTGTGAGTGCCTCTCAAGATGCATTGCTGTCAGGTTTGGTACCATCATTGTGCAAGTCAAGCATATACGAGGAGAGGGTAATGAGGAATTTGGAGCAGCTTGAAAATGCATATTATTCAATGAGGTCCACTGTGGACGCCTGTGAAACTAATGCAATCAAACGACCAGATAAAGAGGCTTTGAGGGTCCGTGAAAATTTCTATCAAGTTTGCAGTGATTCTGATGCTATGGGTGAGCAAACAGACCGTCTTGGAAGCTTTTTCGATGGTTTATGCAAATATGCCCGGCACAGTAGGTTTGAGGTGCGAGGAATTATGAAGAATGCAGATATACTTAACTCTCCGAATGTGATCTGTTCGTTGAGTTTCGATCGGGATGAAGAATattttgctgctgctggagtttcaaagaaaataaaaatatttgaatttgaTGCACTCTTAAACGATCGTGTTGATATTCATTACCCATTGATAGAGATGCCTAGCAAGTCCAAGCTTAGCTGTGTCTGTTGGAACAACTATATAAAGAACTACCTGGCATCAACAGACTATGATGGCACTGTTCAG TTATGGGATGCCAGCTCTGGTCAAGGATTCACACAGTTTACAGAGCACCGGAAAAGATCTTGGTCTGTGAGTTTTTCAGAAGTGGACCCTACTAAGTTGGCAAGTGGAAGTGATGATTGTTGCGTGAAAGTATGGAGTATTAACCAG AAAAATTGCATTGATACAATCAGAAATGTGGCCAACGTATGCTGTGTTCAATTCTCTCCATACTCCTCCCACATGCTAGCATTTGGTTCAGCTGATTACAAGATATACTGCTATGACCTGAGGAACACAAGGATCCCTTGGTGTACTATTTCGGGACATGGTAAAGCTGTCAGTTATGTAAGGTTCTTGGATCCAGAAACACTTATCTCTGCATCAACGGACAACACATTGAAGATATGGGATCTTAACCGGACTAATTGCAGTGGATTATCTACTGATTCTTGCAGCCTGACACTGAATGGTCATACCAACGAGAAG AATTTTGTAGGGTTATCTGTTCACGATGGATACATAACATGTGGCTCCGAAACCAATGAA GTATTTTCTTACTACAAATCCTTCCCTATGCCAATAACTTCTCATAAGTTTGGTTCTATCGACCCGATAACTGGACAAGTGACAAATGAAGACAGCCAGCAATTTGTGTCCAGTGTTTGTTGGAGAGGGAAGTCAAACATGGTAGTGGCTGCCAGCTCTAGTGGTAGCATCAAAGTGCTTGAGCTTGTGTGA
- the LOC117848019 gene encoding umecyanin has translation MARRRQHALLLLSAVVASLVGGSTAGVYHIVGAGKGWRMPPNKTYYDDWARSRHISIGDKLMFLYRSGVHNIVEVPTRALFDACSMRNITSRYQNGPTIIELTEPGQRYYFCGVGEHCEVGQKLAINVLLVAPPLPDTPSSGAAARRGTGLFGLAAACLVPALLMAV, from the exons ATGGCGCGCAGGAGGCAGCACGCCCTGCTGCTCCTCTCCGCCGTCGTGGCCtccctcgtcggcggctcgaCCGCCGGGGTGTACCACATCGTCGGCGCCGGCAAAGGGTGGCGGATGCCCCCCAACAAGACGTACTACGACGACTGGGCGCGCTCCAGGCACATCAGCATCGGCGACAAGCTGA TGTTCCTGTACCGGAGCGGGGTGCACAACATCGTGGAGGTGCCGACGCGGGCGCTGTTCGACGCGTGCAGCATGCGCAACATCACCAGCCGGTACCAGAACGGGCCGACCATCATCGAGCTCACCGAGCCCGGGCAGCGCTACTACTTCTGCGGCGTCGGCGAGCACTGCGAGGTCGGCCAGAAGCTCGCCATCAATGTCCTCCtcgtcgcgccgccgctgcccgacaCGCCCAGCTCCGgtgccgcggcgcggcgcggcacggggctcttcggcctcgccgccgcctgcctggTGCCCGCGTTGCTAATGGCGGTGTGA